Proteins co-encoded in one Sinobacterium norvegicum genomic window:
- a CDS encoding class I SAM-dependent methyltransferase — MNRLDYQQIFDVRGESYNRACIEHPQAREEERQQLIRRLHLPADGVFCDAPAGGGYLSDGVNQQRGDITVYCIEPSTQFSEQINPGFNVLHNQLDSIQLPGRSLDALGSLAGLHHIVDRRPVFKTWQQLLKPDGVLAVADVELGSDVGKFLNGFVDRYTPDGHDGYFFRDGEFSELMLHQGLIDVEECFEPLHWQFNNQREAASFCRDLFFLQGISLQDIALALEQELGLCRALESDEWLLPWGLRYARGCKPADDDTIGVGQ, encoded by the coding sequence GTGAATCGGTTAGATTACCAGCAGATTTTTGATGTCAGAGGCGAGTCGTATAACCGTGCTTGTATCGAGCACCCCCAGGCAAGGGAAGAGGAGCGGCAGCAATTAATACGCCGGTTACACCTGCCTGCAGATGGCGTATTTTGCGATGCACCAGCCGGTGGCGGTTACCTATCCGATGGCGTCAACCAGCAGCGGGGTGATATCACGGTTTACTGCATTGAGCCCTCGACCCAGTTCAGCGAACAGATCAACCCAGGCTTTAACGTTTTACATAACCAGCTTGATAGCATCCAGTTGCCGGGTCGGAGCCTCGATGCACTGGGAAGCCTGGCCGGTTTACATCATATTGTTGATCGCCGGCCAGTATTTAAGACTTGGCAGCAATTATTAAAGCCCGATGGTGTGCTGGCGGTGGCTGATGTTGAACTGGGCTCTGATGTGGGCAAGTTTCTCAATGGTTTTGTCGACCGCTACACCCCGGATGGTCACGATGGTTACTTTTTCCGTGATGGAGAGTTTTCAGAGTTGATGTTGCATCAGGGTTTGATCGATGTAGAGGAATGCTTTGAGCCGCTACATTGGCAGTTCAACAACCAGCGAGAGGCGGCCAGCTTTTGTCGTGATTTGTTTTTCTTGCAGGGTATCTCTCTGCAAGATATTGCCCTGGCGTTAGAACAAGAACTGGGTTTATGCCGAGCCTTGGAGAGCGATGAGTGGTTGTTGCCCTGGGGGTTGAGATATGCCCGTGGATGCAAACCAGCAGACGATGACACAATAGGAGTAGGCCAATGA